From one Planktothrix agardhii NIES-204 genomic stretch:
- the chlH gene encoding magnesium chelatase subunit H: MFTYVKPAIRHIKPDDLNGRQLMKVVYVVLEAQYQSALSAAVQSINKNNPNVAIEISGYLIEELRSPENYESFKQDLSGANIFIASLIFIEDLADKLVEAVAPYRDTLDVVVVFPSMPQVMRLNKMGTFSMAQLGQSKSAIAQFMKKRKEQSGSSFQDAMLKLLQTLPKVLKYLPMDKAQDARNFMLSFQYWLGGSSENLENFLLMLGSKYVFTGKDKLQFADPVTYPDMGIWHPLAPKMFEDAKEYFQWNNSRDDISDDQKDPLAPCVGLVLQRTHLVTGDDAHYVAMVQEIEALGARVLPVFAGGLDFSKPIDEYFWDHPPKGIPPQPLVDTIVSLTGFALVGGPARQDHPKAIESLKRMNRPYMVALPLVFQTTEEWEESDLGLHPIQVALQIAIPELDGAIEPIIISGRDGTTGKAIALQDRIEAIAQRALKWANLRKKPKLDKKVAITVFSFPPDKGNVGTAAYLDVFGSIYEVLKALQGNGYDIQNLPESAEKLMQEVIHDATAQYQSPELNVAYRMSVGEYEQLTPYFERLNENWGPPPGTLNSDGENLLIFGKQFGNVFIGVQPTFGYEGDPMRLLFSRSASPHHGFAAYYTYLEKVWKADAVLHFGTHGSLEFMPGKQMGMSGECYPDNLIGNIPNLYYYAANNPSEATIAKRRSYAATISYLTPAAENAGLYKGLKELNELIGSYQTLKDSGRGVAIVNTIIDKSRLVNFDQDITLPETDAAELTPEARDHIVGQVYRRLMEIESRLLPCGLHVIGKPPTAEEAISTLVNIASIDREEDNLLSLPRIIANSLNRNLEELYSNNNLGLLADVELLQKITEACRAAVIALVNEQTDAEGRVSLVSKLNFFNMGKKEPWIEALHELGFTKVDPEPIKPLFEYLEFCLQQICADNELGSLLRALEGEYIIPGPGGDPIRNPDVLPTGKNMHALDPQSIPTAAAVKSAQIVVERLLERQQVENGGNYPETISVVLWGTDNIKTYGESLAQVMWMVGVIPVPDALGRVNKLELVSLEELGRPRIDVVINCSGVFRDLFINQMALLDKAVKMAAESDEPLEMNFVRKHALEQAKELGVSVRQAATRVFSNASGSYSSNVNLAVENSSWEQESELQEMYLKRKSFAFNSDNPGMMEQDRNIFESALKTAEVTFQNLDSSEISLTDVSHYFDSDPTKLIANLRKDGKKPTSYIADTTTANAQVRTLSETVRLDARTKLLNPKWYEGMLSHGYEGVRELSKRLVNTMGWSATAGAVDNWVYEDVNETFIQDAEMQKRLLNLNPHSFRKIISTLLEVNGRGYWETSDENLDRLRELYQEVEDRIEGVK, encoded by the coding sequence ATGTTTACTTATGTAAAACCCGCCATTAGACACATCAAGCCAGATGACCTAAACGGGCGACAACTGATGAAAGTCGTCTATGTGGTGTTAGAAGCGCAATATCAAAGCGCCCTATCGGCGGCAGTGCAGTCTATTAACAAAAATAACCCTAATGTTGCGATCGAAATTAGCGGTTATTTGATCGAGGAGTTACGATCTCCCGAAAACTACGAAAGTTTTAAACAAGATTTATCTGGGGCTAATATATTCATAGCCTCCCTGATTTTTATTGAAGATTTAGCGGATAAACTCGTTGAGGCCGTAGCCCCCTATCGGGATACACTGGATGTGGTAGTGGTGTTCCCCTCCATGCCGCAAGTGATGCGTCTGAACAAAATGGGGACGTTTTCCATGGCGCAACTGGGACAAAGCAAAAGTGCGATCGCCCAGTTTATGAAGAAACGTAAAGAACAGTCTGGTAGTTCTTTCCAAGATGCCATGCTGAAGTTGTTGCAAACTTTGCCCAAAGTCCTGAAATATTTACCGATGGACAAGGCCCAGGATGCCCGCAACTTTATGTTATCCTTCCAATATTGGTTAGGGGGTTCTTCTGAAAACCTGGAAAACTTCCTGCTGATGTTAGGATCAAAATATGTTTTCACGGGCAAAGACAAGCTGCAATTTGCCGATCCTGTCACCTATCCCGATATGGGAATATGGCATCCCCTGGCGCCAAAAATGTTCGAGGATGCTAAAGAGTATTTCCAGTGGAATAATAGCCGCGACGATATTTCCGACGATCAAAAAGATCCCCTCGCTCCCTGTGTGGGGTTAGTCTTGCAACGGACTCACCTCGTCACCGGAGATGATGCCCATTATGTGGCCATGGTACAGGAAATTGAAGCTTTAGGGGCGCGGGTATTACCTGTGTTTGCGGGAGGTTTGGACTTTTCTAAACCCATTGATGAGTATTTCTGGGATCACCCCCCGAAAGGTATTCCACCCCAACCTCTTGTGGATACTATTGTTTCCTTAACGGGTTTTGCTTTAGTTGGTGGCCCGGCTCGACAGGATCACCCGAAGGCGATAGAATCCTTAAAGCGGATGAACCGCCCATATATGGTGGCCTTGCCTTTAGTCTTCCAAACCACTGAAGAATGGGAAGAAAGTGATTTAGGTCTACACCCGATCCAAGTGGCGCTGCAAATTGCTATTCCTGAACTTGATGGTGCGATCGAACCAATTATTATATCAGGACGGGATGGCACAACCGGAAAAGCGATCGCCTTACAAGACCGGATCGAAGCGATCGCCCAACGTGCCTTAAAATGGGCTAATCTGCGGAAAAAACCCAAATTAGACAAAAAAGTTGCTATTACCGTCTTTAGCTTCCCCCCGGATAAAGGAAACGTCGGGACGGCGGCTTATTTGGATGTGTTCGGTTCTATTTACGAAGTGCTCAAAGCCTTACAGGGCAATGGCTACGATATTCAAAACCTGCCTGAGTCGGCTGAGAAACTGATGCAGGAAGTTATCCACGACGCCACCGCCCAATATCAGAGTCCGGAATTAAATGTCGCCTATCGGATGTCCGTGGGTGAATATGAACAGTTAACCCCCTATTTTGAGCGCTTAAATGAGAATTGGGGGCCACCACCGGGAACCTTAAACAGCGACGGCGAGAATTTATTGATTTTCGGCAAACAGTTTGGGAATGTGTTTATCGGAGTTCAACCTACCTTCGGCTATGAAGGCGACCCGATGAGGTTGTTATTCTCCCGGTCTGCGAGTCCCCATCATGGCTTCGCCGCCTACTATACCTATTTAGAGAAAGTCTGGAAAGCCGATGCAGTATTACACTTCGGCACACACGGATCGTTAGAGTTCATGCCGGGTAAACAAATGGGAATGTCGGGAGAATGCTACCCCGATAATTTAATTGGTAATATTCCCAACCTGTATTACTACGCCGCCAATAACCCCAGCGAGGCTACTATTGCCAAACGGCGGAGTTATGCTGCCACTATTTCTTATTTAACTCCGGCTGCGGAAAACGCTGGGTTATATAAAGGGCTGAAAGAACTCAACGAGTTAATTGGGTCTTATCAAACCCTAAAAGATAGCGGTCGGGGTGTGGCAATTGTTAACACAATTATAGATAAATCCCGCTTGGTTAATTTTGACCAAGATATTACCCTTCCCGAAACCGATGCGGCGGAATTAACCCCCGAAGCACGGGATCATATTGTTGGACAGGTCTATCGGCGGTTAATGGAAATTGAGTCGCGGTTATTACCCTGTGGGTTGCACGTTATTGGTAAACCACCCACGGCCGAAGAAGCAATTTCAACTCTGGTAAATATCGCTAGTATTGATCGGGAAGAAGATAATCTTCTCAGTTTACCCCGAATTATTGCCAATAGCCTGAACCGCAATCTTGAGGAACTCTACTCTAACAATAACTTAGGGTTGTTAGCGGATGTGGAGTTATTACAAAAAATCACTGAAGCGTGTCGCGCGGCTGTTATCGCCTTAGTTAACGAACAAACCGACGCCGAGGGACGGGTTTCCCTAGTCTCGAAACTCAACTTCTTCAATATGGGTAAAAAAGAACCCTGGATTGAAGCACTGCATGAGTTAGGTTTCACCAAAGTTGACCCCGAACCCATTAAACCGTTATTTGAGTATTTGGAATTCTGCTTACAACAAATTTGCGCTGATAACGAGTTGGGCTCCTTGCTGCGGGCGTTGGAAGGAGAATATATCATCCCAGGGCCCGGAGGCGACCCCATCCGTAACCCCGATGTCTTACCGACGGGCAAAAATATGCACGCCCTCGACCCCCAGTCTATCCCCACCGCCGCCGCCGTCAAATCTGCTCAAATCGTCGTAGAACGACTGTTAGAACGGCAACAGGTTGAAAATGGTGGAAATTACCCCGAAACCATCTCCGTCGTCCTCTGGGGAACCGATAACATCAAAACTTACGGTGAGTCTCTGGCTCAAGTTATGTGGATGGTGGGGGTTATACCTGTACCCGATGCCTTGGGACGGGTGAATAAGTTAGAGTTAGTTTCTTTAGAAGAATTGGGACGACCTCGAATTGACGTCGTGATCAACTGTTCTGGGGTATTCCGCGACTTATTTATTAACCAAATGGCACTATTAGATAAAGCGGTAAAAATGGCAGCCGAATCTGATGAACCTTTGGAAATGAATTTCGTTCGCAAACACGCTTTAGAACAGGCGAAGGAGTTAGGAGTATCGGTAAGACAAGCTGCTACACGGGTATTTAGTAATGCTTCCGGTTCCTATTCTTCTAACGTCAATTTAGCCGTAGAAAATAGCAGTTGGGAACAGGAATCTGAGTTACAGGAAATGTATTTAAAGCGTAAATCTTTTGCTTTTAATTCTGATAATCCGGGGATGATGGAACAGGATCGAAATATCTTTGAGTCGGCGTTAAAAACCGCAGAAGTCACATTCCAAAACTTAGATTCTTCGGAAATTAGTTTAACAGATGTCTCCCATTATTTTGATTCTGACCCGACGAAATTAATTGCTAATTTACGCAAGGATGGCAAAAAACCGACCTCTTATATTGCGGATACGACAACTGCAAATGCTCAAGTTCGGACGTTATCGGAAACGGTGCGTTTGGATGCACGAACTAAACTTCTCAACCCGAAATGGTATGAAGGAATGTTATCCCATGGTTATGAGGGGGTGCGCGAACTTTCTAAGCGCCTGGTTAATACAATGGGATGGAGTGCAACGGCGGGTGCGGTGGATAATTGGGTTTATGAGGATGTGAATGAAACGTTTATTCAAGATGCAGAAATGCAGAAGCGTTTGCTGAACTTAAACCCCCATTCTTTCCGTAAGATTATTAGCACTTTGTTAGAGGTTAATGGTCGCGGCTATTGGGAAACCAGCGATGAGAATTTAGACCGTCTGCGGGAGTTATACCAAGAAGTTGAAGAC
- the ccs1 gene encoding c-type cytochrome biogenesis protein Ccs1 gives MDTELSLFQKIITGETTLQKMIRKELLPLLADLRLAIVLLLLIAVFSISGTVLEQGQSLEYYQSNYPEHPALFGFLTWKFLVFIGLDHVYRTWWFLSLLVLFGSSLTACTFTRQLPTLKSARRWVYYDKPKQFQNIALSAELTTGSLTALEPLLKKRNYLVFQEGNKLYARRGLIGRIGPIIVHASMLIILAGSIIGSMTGFMAQELVPGGNTFQVKNIIDAGQFSESQVPKDWSVKVNRFWIDYDAEGRIDQFYSDLSVLNQQGEEVDRKTIHVNEPLHYQGVTFYQADWGIAALRVRVNKSPVFRLPMAQLDTQGKGRIWGTWIPIKPDFSAGVSVLARDLKGNVLVYNGKGELVSTVRKGMSTEVDGVTLFIDEIIGSTGLQIKADPGIPIVYLGFGLLMISVMMSYVSHSQIWALKDGDRLYIGGKTNRAKVTFEREIVSILDDLDNLDQNNTLSLGSLSENSQS, from the coding sequence ATGGATACGGAACTTTCACTATTTCAAAAAATAATTACAGGGGAAACAACCCTGCAAAAAATGATTAGAAAAGAACTTTTGCCTCTTTTAGCCGATTTAAGATTAGCTATTGTATTGTTATTATTGATTGCCGTTTTCAGTATTTCAGGAACAGTGCTAGAACAGGGACAATCCCTAGAATATTATCAATCTAATTACCCTGAACATCCGGCTTTATTTGGCTTTTTAACCTGGAAATTTCTAGTATTTATTGGACTTGATCATGTTTATAGAACTTGGTGGTTTTTATCCCTTTTAGTCTTATTTGGTAGTAGTTTAACTGCTTGCACCTTTACCCGACAATTACCTACTTTAAAATCAGCCCGTCGCTGGGTCTATTACGATAAACCCAAACAATTTCAAAATATTGCTTTAAGTGCTGAATTAACTACAGGTTCATTAACAGCTTTAGAACCTTTATTGAAAAAACGCAATTATTTAGTGTTTCAAGAAGGCAATAAACTCTATGCTAGACGGGGACTGATTGGCAGAATTGGGCCGATTATTGTTCATGCTAGTATGTTAATTATTTTAGCCGGGTCGATTATCGGTTCTATGACAGGATTTATGGCTCAAGAACTGGTTCCAGGAGGAAATACTTTTCAAGTCAAAAATATCATAGATGCCGGACAATTTTCTGAATCTCAAGTACCTAAAGATTGGTCAGTTAAAGTAAATCGGTTTTGGATTGATTATGATGCTGAAGGTAGAATTGATCAATTTTATTCTGATTTATCCGTATTAAATCAACAAGGAGAAGAAGTTGATCGCAAAACCATTCATGTTAACGAACCTTTGCACTATCAAGGGGTTACTTTTTATCAAGCTGATTGGGGTATTGCAGCGTTACGAGTACGGGTGAATAAAAGCCCTGTCTTTCGTTTACCGATGGCACAATTAGACACCCAAGGAAAGGGCAGAATTTGGGGAACTTGGATTCCAATTAAACCGGATTTTAGTGCCGGGGTTTCTGTTTTAGCTAGGGACTTAAAAGGAAATGTATTAGTTTATAATGGCAAGGGGGAATTAGTTTCAACGGTTAGAAAGGGAATGTCAACGGAAGTGGATGGGGTGACTTTATTTATTGATGAAATTATTGGAAGTACGGGACTACAAATTAAAGCCGATCCGGGGATTCCTATTGTTTATTTGGGGTTTGGATTATTAATGATTAGTGTGATGATGAGTTATGTTTCCCATTCTCAAATTTGGGCTTTAAAAGATGGCGATCGCCTTTATATTGGGGGTAAAACTAATCGAGCAAAAGTAACTTTTGAACGGGAAATTGTCTCTATATTAGATGACTTGGATAATCTGGATCAGAATAATACACTTTCGTTAGGGAGTTTGTCTGAAAATTCTCAAAGTTAA
- the ccdA gene encoding putative c-type cytochrome biogenesis protein CcdA: MLETLQIRLYELAQLANNLVQTQLHHLSFLSIGIIFIAGLLTSLTPCMLSMLPITIGYIGGYETENRLQAAIQSIWFALGLATTLAGLGILASFVGQVYGQIGLGLPIIASVIAILMGLNLLEALPLQLPAFDTIGWIPKEFPHSLKSYLLGLTFGLVASPCSTPVLATLLAWVSSTGDVLLGGVLLLAYAVGYVAPLVLAGTFTATIKKLLALRKWSSWITPTSGVLLVGFGVFSLLFRFLPVV; this comes from the coding sequence ATGCTAGAAACCCTACAAATTAGATTGTACGAACTGGCACAACTGGCAAATAATCTAGTTCAAACTCAACTCCATCATCTCAGTTTTTTGAGTATTGGCATTATTTTTATAGCGGGTTTATTGACCAGTTTAACCCCTTGTATGCTCTCAATGTTACCGATTACCATTGGTTATATTGGAGGCTATGAAACCGAAAATCGACTGCAAGCCGCGATTCAATCTATTTGGTTTGCATTAGGGCTGGCTACCACCTTAGCTGGGTTAGGAATTTTAGCGTCTTTTGTCGGACAAGTGTATGGTCAAATCGGTTTAGGTTTGCCCATTATTGCGAGTGTGATTGCAATTTTAATGGGGTTAAATTTATTAGAAGCTCTCCCCCTCCAGTTACCCGCTTTTGATACGATAGGTTGGATACCTAAAGAGTTTCCCCATAGCTTGAAATCCTATTTATTAGGATTAACTTTTGGGTTAGTGGCTTCTCCCTGTAGTACCCCCGTTTTAGCAACGTTATTAGCCTGGGTTTCAAGCACCGGAGATGTACTTTTAGGCGGAGTTTTATTACTAGCCTATGCAGTAGGTTATGTCGCCCCATTAGTATTAGCTGGAACCTTTACCGCCACAATTAAAAAGTTACTAGCACTGCGAAAATGGTCAAGTTGGATTACACCTACAAGCGGAGTTTTATTAGTTGGATTTGGCGTATTTTCGCTATTGTTTAGATTTCTACCCGTCGTTTAA
- a CDS encoding pentapeptide repeat-containing protein has translation MKEIAFVIKIGLILSLMVGWILPADATNLKTIQQLLETKDCHSSLWKYCNLEGANLQGLDLSNTNLSGANLKQANLREASLKYANLSGADLRQANLENTNLLRANLNKAKLSEANLTQSSLLEVNLTLANLSYANLEKAKLLGARLWGTNLSQANLTNASLRGTNLQYANLENSNLSFADVNSLLFRDATQFTDLSNANLQGANLEGVHLETVILQGVVMPDGSIHE, from the coding sequence ATGAAAGAAATTGCTTTCGTGATTAAAATTGGGTTAATTTTAAGTTTAATGGTGGGCTGGATATTGCCTGCCGATGCGACTAATTTGAAAACAATTCAACAATTGCTAGAAACCAAAGATTGTCATTCATCTCTTTGGAAATATTGTAACTTAGAAGGAGCTAATTTACAGGGATTAGATTTATCAAATACCAACTTATCAGGAGCCAATTTAAAACAAGCTAATTTGAGAGAAGCTAGCTTAAAATATGCCAACTTATCAGGAGCCGATTTAAGACAAGCTAACTTAGAAAATACTAATTTATTAAGAGCAAATCTGAACAAGGCTAAATTATCTGAAGCTAATTTAACCCAGTCGAGTTTATTAGAAGTTAATTTAACCTTAGCTAATCTCAGCTATGCTAATTTGGAAAAAGCTAAATTATTAGGGGCAAGATTATGGGGGACAAATCTCAGTCAAGCCAACTTAACCAATGCCAGTTTACGGGGAACAAATTTACAATATGCTAATTTAGAAAATAGTAATTTAAGTTTTGCCGATGTCAATAGTCTATTATTTCGAGATGCCACTCAATTTACTGATCTTAGTAATGCCAATTTACAAGGAGCAAATCTCGAAGGCGTTCACTTAGAAACCGTAATTTTACAAGGTGTTGTTATGCCCGATGGTTCAATTCATGAATAA
- a CDS encoding putative allophycocyanin alpha subunit: MPTINSTWDDLILQCDGRYLTNAELKPLHQYVQTLNARTKTYEVLRVKSAGLIKQTLKKFMFSHPEIMEKHSKRCVYDMSMTMCLMSVALLRDDPHFFKESLMLWLANILAAHEKNTQCLQAYTYLQEALQEQLPSVCNQLLKPYMDIILEVLDTPPKLLANVQRSGV, encoded by the coding sequence ATGCCGACAATTAACTCGACCTGGGATGACTTAATTCTCCAATGTGACGGGCGATATTTGACCAATGCAGAACTCAAGCCTCTGCATCAGTACGTTCAGACTTTAAATGCTCGCACCAAAACCTATGAAGTTCTACGGGTAAAATCAGCAGGTTTAATCAAACAAACCCTGAAGAAATTCATGTTTTCCCATCCAGAAATCATGGAAAAGCATTCAAAACGCTGTGTGTATGATATGTCAATGACGATGTGTCTGATGTCCGTGGCTTTATTACGCGATGACCCGCACTTTTTTAAGGAATCTTTAATGTTATGGTTAGCCAATATTTTGGCAGCCCACGAAAAAAATACCCAATGTCTACAAGCCTATACCTATCTTCAAGAAGCCTTACAAGAACAATTGCCCAGTGTGTGTAATCAATTATTAAAGCCCTATATGGACATTATTTTAGAAGTTTTAGATACTCCCCCTAAACTATTAGCAAATGTCCAAAGAAGTGGGGTTTAA
- a CDS encoding putative phycobilisome linker polypeptide, whose product MSLTQPVTTRHDASPEEREFVLKQIYQQVIERQLYEFEHKQLADLEKDFIKGKIGIRHFLKSLAVRSVYLEHFYENSSNMKFIENACKHFLGRAPRNNQEIQKWDDILVRRGVGALVSEIVDSEEYRKSFGYFTVPYWHEHRYESASEYIENERLGHEHAGQRGWAIPNHYQHELHIDCDGGTCVREEDKLTVEPIQKTQETLDFSSDTKITARHIQRLSACVKEITDILSLYPQPVSQQEIETDLQQKVLEYVSATNASLLFKN is encoded by the coding sequence ATGTCCCTAACTCAACCGGTTACAACTCGTCATGATGCTTCCCCAGAAGAACGAGAGTTTGTTTTAAAACAAATTTATCAGCAAGTAATAGAACGTCAACTTTATGAGTTTGAACACAAGCAACTTGCGGATTTAGAAAAAGATTTTATCAAGGGGAAAATAGGGATTCGACATTTTTTAAAAAGTCTGGCGGTTCGTTCTGTCTATTTAGAGCATTTTTATGAAAATAGCTCTAATATGAAATTCATTGAAAATGCTTGTAAACATTTTTTAGGACGAGCTCCGAGAAATAATCAAGAAATTCAGAAATGGGATGATATCTTAGTTCGCCGTGGCGTTGGCGCACTGGTTTCAGAAATAGTAGACTCGGAGGAATATCGTAAATCCTTTGGTTATTTTACTGTTCCCTATTGGCATGAACACCGTTATGAATCCGCGAGTGAATATATTGAAAATGAGCGTTTAGGTCATGAACACGCGGGACAAAGAGGCTGGGCAATTCCTAACCATTATCAACATGAATTACACATTGATTGTGATGGCGGAACTTGTGTTCGAGAGGAGGATAAATTAACAGTTGAACCTATACAAAAAACCCAAGAAACCTTGGATTTTTCCTCGGATACAAAGATTACAGCCAGACATATTCAACGGCTATCAGCCTGTGTTAAGGAAATTACAGATATTCTCTCCCTGTATCCTCAACCTGTGAGTCAACAAGAGATTGAAACTGACCTTCAGCAAAAAGTGTTGGAGTATGTCAGTGCGACAAATGCCAGTTTACTGTTTAAAAATTAA
- a CDS encoding diguanylate cyclase (diguanylate cyclase (GGDEF)): protein MQAFSAGGVDYITKPFKVDEVLARVKNQLTICDFKKKLVEQNQQLLQQN, encoded by the coding sequence ATGCAAGCCTTTTCTGCTGGAGGGGTAGATTATATTACCAAACCTTTTAAAGTGGATGAGGTCTTGGCTCGGGTCAAAAATCAGTTGACCATTTGTGACTTTAAAAAGAAACTTGTGGAACAAAATCAACAACTATTACAACAAAATTGA
- a CDS encoding response regulator receiver modulated diguanylate cyclase/phosphodiesterase — MNHYNLEPTKTEDILIVDDTPDNLHLLSRMLTRQGYNVRKALSGPMALTAVQTVAPDLILLDIMMPEMDGYEVCQNLKADAKTAEIPIIFLSALDDVLDKVKGFQVGGVDYITKPFQFEEVLIRVQNQLALRAAELEIRVLNAELEARVKERTQELEVANTQLLEMALHDSLTGLPNRALLMTDLRRSIHQAKANLNYQFAVLFLDCDRFKVVNDSLGHLVGDELLILIAHRLSCYVKPQNTLARLGGDEFAILLTEIPNFHDVTTLSDQILQCFSQPFNLERHEIFMNASIGIVIGNCEYNEPEYLLRDADTAMYRAKALGKGQYHLFDPVMHTAALERLQLETDLRRGIEQEELVVHYQPIVSLITGRISGFEALVRWRHPKRGLIPPGLFIPIAEETGLITAIGYWVLSESCHQLRTWQQQNSIDPNLFVSVNLSVKQFAQPNLLEQIDQVLEHSQLSPDCLKLEITESAIMDNHQDVATILKELRKRRILISIDDFGTGYSSLSYLHSFPVDTLKIDKSFVQRLNLTSENIGLIPVIISLAKTMNMNVIAEGIELPEQLKILRELNCGLGQGYFFAKPLPGEELINLLSLTPRW; from the coding sequence ATGAATCATTACAACCTTGAACCCACAAAAACGGAAGATATTCTCATCGTTGATGATACCCCGGATAACCTGCATTTATTGTCCCGAATGCTGACTCGTCAGGGATATAATGTGCGTAAAGCTTTGAGTGGGCCCATGGCTTTAACCGCGGTTCAAACCGTTGCTCCCGACTTAATTCTCCTAGATATTATGATGCCGGAGATGGATGGTTATGAGGTTTGCCAAAATCTGAAAGCCGATGCTAAAACCGCAGAAATCCCAATTATTTTTTTGAGTGCTTTAGATGATGTTCTCGATAAAGTTAAAGGCTTTCAAGTTGGAGGTGTGGACTATATTACCAAACCTTTCCAGTTTGAAGAAGTCTTAATCAGAGTTCAAAATCAATTGGCTTTACGAGCCGCGGAATTAGAGATTCGGGTCTTGAATGCGGAACTAGAAGCCCGGGTTAAAGAACGCACTCAGGAATTAGAAGTAGCCAACACTCAACTATTAGAAATGGCACTGCATGATTCCCTAACAGGCTTGCCTAATCGGGCTTTATTGATGACGGATTTACGCCGATCTATTCATCAGGCAAAAGCTAATCTGAACTATCAGTTTGCGGTGTTATTTTTAGATTGCGATCGCTTTAAAGTAGTGAATGATTCCTTGGGTCATTTAGTTGGAGATGAACTCTTAATTTTAATTGCTCACCGTCTTAGCTGTTATGTTAAACCCCAAAATACATTAGCTCGTTTGGGAGGCGATGAATTCGCAATTTTATTAACAGAAATTCCCAACTTTCATGATGTAACCACACTATCAGATCAGATTTTACAGTGTTTTTCTCAACCCTTTAACTTAGAACGACACGAGATTTTTATGAATGCGAGTATTGGTATTGTGATCGGTAATTGTGAATATAACGAACCGGAATATTTACTCCGAGATGCAGATACAGCGATGTACCGAGCAAAAGCCTTGGGAAAAGGACAATATCATCTGTTTGATCCGGTGATGCACACCGCCGCTTTAGAAAGATTACAGTTAGAAACGGATTTACGTCGTGGGATTGAACAAGAGGAATTAGTTGTCCATTATCAACCCATTGTCTCTTTAATTACAGGCAGAATTTCCGGGTTTGAAGCGTTAGTCAGATGGCGTCATCCCAAACGGGGATTAATCCCACCGGGTTTATTTATTCCTATTGCTGAAGAAACCGGTTTAATTACAGCGATTGGCTATTGGGTTTTATCAGAATCTTGTCATCAATTACGAACTTGGCAACAACAAAATTCAATTGATCCCAATTTATTTGTCAGTGTTAATTTATCCGTAAAACAGTTTGCTCAACCCAATTTATTAGAACAAATTGATCAAGTTTTAGAGCATAGTCAACTTTCCCCCGACTGTTTAAAACTGGAAATTACCGAAAGTGCAATTATGGACAATCATCAGGACGTTGCTACTATTCTTAAAGAACTCAGAAAACGTCGCATTTTAATTAGTATTGATGATTTTGGGACGGGTTATTCCTCTCTAAGTTATCTGCATTCTTTTCCCGTTGATACCCTAAAAATTGATAAATCTTTCGTGCAAAGACTAAACCTAACATCAGAAAATATCGGCTTAATTCCTGTGATTATTAGTTTAGCTAAAACCATGAATATGAATGTCATCGCCGAAGGAATTGAGTTACCTGAACAGTTAAAAATACTCCGAGAATTAAATTGTGGATTGGGTCAAGGATATTTCTTTGCCAAACCTCTACCAGGAGAAGAATTGATCAATCTTTTATCCTTAACTCCCCGGTGGTAA
- a CDS encoding HAD-superfamily hydrolase, which yields MEKPRVIFLDAVGTLFGVRHSVGEAYRIIAEQFGVNAEAEILDKVFFNCFLAAPVMAFPGVDPNEIPPLEFEWWKALAEQTFKTVGLYNNFTDFSAFFQALYHYFETEKPWFVYPDVLPKLKDWQAQGIELGVLSNFDSRLYPVLESLNLADFFQTVTISTEVGAAKPSAEIFQIALTKHQCLPQEVWHIGDSFKADYQGSKALGIRGILLHRDEPPKGILDEYESLEQISIEPHPTQPSRY from the coding sequence ATGGAAAAACCCCGTGTTATTTTTTTAGATGCTGTTGGGACGTTATTTGGTGTGCGTCATAGTGTGGGGGAAGCCTACCGCATCATTGCAGAACAATTTGGGGTGAATGCTGAAGCTGAAATTTTGGATAAAGTGTTTTTTAATTGTTTTTTAGCGGCTCCGGTTATGGCATTTCCAGGGGTTGATCCCAATGAAATTCCCCCCTTAGAATTTGAATGGTGGAAAGCGCTCGCTGAACAAACCTTTAAAACCGTCGGACTCTATAATAATTTTACAGATTTCTCCGCTTTTTTTCAAGCTCTATATCATTATTTTGAAACCGAAAAACCTTGGTTTGTTTATCCCGATGTTCTTCCTAAATTAAAAGATTGGCAAGCCCAAGGAATAGAATTAGGGGTATTATCTAACTTTGATTCCCGATTATATCCGGTTTTAGAATCTTTAAATTTAGCTGATTTTTTTCAAACCGTGACTATTTCTACAGAAGTAGGAGCCGCTAAACCCAGTGCTGAAATTTTCCAAATTGCCTTAACCAAACATCAATGTTTACCCCAAGAAGTTTGGCATATTGGTGATAGTTTTAAAGCCGATTATCAAGGTTCAAAAGCCCTAGGAATACGCGGAATATTATTGCATCGAGACGAACCCCCAAAAGGGATTTTAGATGAATATGAAAGTTTAGAACAAATATCTATAGAACCCCACCCCACCCAACCCTCCCGTTACTAA